TTGGCTCCTCCAGGGCCTTCCTCCGCAGGCTGGAATATCAGCTTCACATTCCCAGAAAGCTCAGAGGCGAGTTCTGAGAGGATGATGCCCGTACCGACGAGCGCAGCCGTATGCCCATCGTGGCCGCACGCATGCATGACCCCGGAGACCCTGGATGCGTAATCCACACTCTTTTGATCCTGGATTGGAAGCGCATCCATGTCGGCCCTGAGGGCTATCGTGGGGCCGGCGTCCCTCCCCTCGATCAAGCCGACCACGCCGGTCCCGGCGATTCCGCGGGTGACCGGAACACCGGCTGACCCGAGGACCCGCGCGACCAAGTCTGAAGTGGCCTGCTCGTGGCCGCCGAGCTCGGGGTGGGAGTGTATGGCCCTCCTGATCTCGACCACTCGCGGCATGAGCTCACGCACTCGGGCGCGGATTCTCTGGTGCACGGCGGTTTCTCCTTTCCAGTTCAAAACATGCCTCCATTCTGCCCACCGTCTCACGTCTCGCATTTGAGATTGAACACGCGGGCAAAAGCCCTGAGGCCTCAAAGGCGTCCCAGGGTCCGATACCCAGTTGCCTGAGAATCTCCATCACCACAGGGCGGTAGGCGCGGGCGTTCCCGTCCTCTATCTTGACAGCGATACCCATGCCTCTGCCCGGAACTCCAATGCAATACACTCCCTCCGCACCGTTCTTGGCGAAGAGCGCACCGCGCGCCGTCTGAATGAGTCTGGTGGTGAACTCACCGGTCCCGGCGACCATCTCAGGATAACTCATCATGGCCTGGGTGACCCTGGCCGCGGGGGACTGAAGGGAAGCCGGCAGGAAGGCTGGGTCCGCGAGCCTGGCGTACGCCCTCGCCATGGCTACGATCGGCATACCAAAGACCGTCACGCCGCAGCCATCGATACCCAGGGCGATCTGGCCCTCCGGCATCTCACACACCTCGGACACAGTGCGGACCATCTCACGCTGAACAGGGTGATCAACCTTGAAGTAATCCTCAATGGAGTATCCCGAGTGCACAGCGAGCGCGAGCATGCCGGCGTGCTTGCCCGAGCAGTTGTTGTAGATCTCCGTGGCCTCCCGACGTTCGCGGATGAGCCGGATGGCCTGAGCCCGGTTGACAGGAGCATGCCTCCCGCACTTGAGGTCACGCTCGGATAGGCCGATCTTCGAGAGGACGCTGGCTACGGCCTCGATGTGGAAGTCCTCACCGCCGTGTGAGGCGGCCATCACAGCAAGCTCACGGGGGGTTAAGCCGAAACGGTCTGCCGCCCCCGACGCGATGATCGGGAGAACCTGAATAGGCTTGGCCGAAGACCTCCAATAGGTGACGTAGTCCGGGTCACCGACCGAGTAGAGAAGCGCCCCGGCGGCATCGACAACAGCCACGTCGCCTCTGTGAACACTCTCAACCAAGTCCCCTCTGATCACAGACACGAGAGGACAGGACATCGAACTCCCCCCTCTGAATCCCGTCAAGCCAAGCCTAACACAATCCCTGCGCGGCACGGACCAATTCCCGGAAGAGCTCGAGGAACACCGGATGCCTTTCCACCAGGCACTCCGGGTGCCACTGGACGCCGACCACGAACTCTGGGCCGGGTTTCTCGATTGCCTCCACCACACCGTCAGCAGAAGTAGCCGACACTCGGAACCCGGGCGCAGCCTCGGCGACGCACTGGTGGTGGAAGCTGTTGACCCAGAGTCCCTCTTCACCGAACATCCGTTCGAGAGCGGTCCCGCCTGCGACAGACACCGAATGGGTCAGGTGCCACCTGGGCGCGGGCACGAAGTGCTCGAAAGCCCCAGAAATCTGGGTCTGGATGTCCTGCACCAGCGTGCCCCCGGCAGCCACGTTGAGAACCTGCATGCCCCGGCAGATGGCCAGTATGGGCAAATGGAGTCCGATGGCCGCACGGGCGAGTATGAGCTCGAATTCGTCCCTGACCGGGTTCACGTTCTTTAGTCCTGGGCGCGGAGGTTCACCGAACCATCTTGGATCGAGGTCTCCACCTCCCGTCAGGACGATGCCGTCTGCCACGCCGCAGACCTCACGTGCAAGAGTCCCTGGGCTCCCCCGGCTCAAGTCAGGCGGGATGATTATGGGCAACCCGTCGGCCATGTGGACAGCCTTGACGTAATCCGCGCACAAGACACACCTGTCCCTGGGCTCCAGCTCGAAGTCGGAAGTGAGCGCAATCACTGGTTGCATGAGGACACCACCTCGCTGCGTACAAAGTGAGATACCCCGAGGCATGGCGAGCTCCGCCCGGGGAGATCAGAGGTCCACAAGCCCGAGACTAATCTCGGCTGCCCGGTCGACCTTTCTCATAATGTCATGGTCAAGTCGGCCCACTCGTTCGCGCAGGCGCGCCTTGTCAATAGTCCGTACCTGTTCCAGAAGGATCACAGAGTCCACGGCCAGGTGGCCGGTTGATGCGGGTAGTTCCACGTGGGTGGGGAGTTTCGCGCGCTTTATCTTCGACGTCACAGCGGCGACTATCGTGGTAGGGCTGTAGTAGTTGCCGATGTCATTCTGCACGACGAGGACCGGACGTACGCCTCCCTGCTCAGATCCAATGACTGGGTTGAGGTCTGCGTAGAAGATGTCGCCTCTCCTAATTTCCAACAGTGTCAGCCTCCACAAGCAACCTCTCGTACTTCTGGAAGGCCTCTTCGTCCGAACTGACGCATTCACGGGCGATCGCGAGGTTGATGGCGCCCATCTTGGCGTACCCATCGCGCATCCTGTCGCGAAGCTCTGAGAGGGCGCGCTCGCGAAGGTACATCCGGACAGCCTCCCGGACTACCTCACTCCGGTTGCGTCCCTCTTTCTTCACAAACGTGTCCACCTCGTCCAGCAGGCCCGAAGGTACGGTGATCATTATCCTCCGCAGTCCAGCCATGCCGACACCCCCCGTGCAGATCTGTGCCCGCTGCTGTATCATAGTGCGTACTGTTAGTATATATGCGCATCTGCACAGGTGTCAACATGAGGAATGGGTGGGCGGGACTTCACTTGACGGAAACTGGTCCCACTTCACCGTGGGCAAACGTCACCCGGAGACGTACACCCGGGGGACACGCTTACTCAGCCCGCAGACGATCTCGTAATTAATGGTGCCCGCGACCCTGGCCAGGTCCTCCGCGTATATCGTCTCATTTCCCTGCGTTCCGATGAGGACGGCCTCGTCGCCGACTTCCACGGCGGCATCCGGAGGTAGAGAAACCATGATCTGGTCCATGCAGACTCTGCCCACCACGGGTCTTCTCTCCCCGCCAAGGAGGACCTGCCCTTTCCCTGAGAGCGCCCGCGGGTAGCCGTCAGCATACCCCACCGGCAAGGTGGCGATCACCTCCTGCCCCGAGCTGCGATACGTCGCACCGTAGCCAATAGTGCTGCCTTCTGGCACGAGTTTCAGATATGAGACCCTGGTCCTGAAGGAAAGGGCCGGCAGGAGATCAGGCCCGGGCGGGGTCGTTCCGGAGGGTGAGAGCCCGTACATCGCTATGCCCACCCTGACTATGTCGAACACTGCCTCCGGGACGGACAACGCGGCGGCACTGTTCGCCGCATGCCTGATGGGGATCTCGAACCCTTCCCGTTCGAGGACTTCGAGGAGACCGGTGAATACCTCCAGCTGGCGGCGGGTCATCTCGGGGTCAGACTCCGCGGACGCCAGATGAGTGAAGATCCCCTCCACCTCGAGGCCGGGCAACCTCGACACCCTTCTCAAGAACCCCGGGATGGCTGAGGGTGGAAGGCCGAGACGTCCCATGCCTGTATCTACCTTCACGTGGACCTTGGCCTTCTTCCCCTGCGCGACGGCGGCCAGCGAGAGATCTGATGCACTCTCGTAGGACGCCACTGTTGCGGTGATTCCGTACCTCAGGACATCCTGAGCCTGAAACGGGAAGAGGGCACCCAGAAAGAGTATGGGCGCAGCGATACCCGCCCTTCTCAGTGTGACACCCTCCTCGACCAGGGCCACCCCGAGACACGAGGCCCCGGACTCAAGAGCCGCGATCGCCACCGGAACCGCTCCATGCCCGTACGCATCTGCCTTTACCACAGCCATAACATCGGTCCCAGGCGGCAAGCCGGCCTTGATGCGCCGGATGTTCTTTCCGATGTTGGCTGTGTTCACCTCAACCCACGTCGGTCTGGTGCTCGGCTGGAAAGACCCTGACACTGCCCGTCACCACCTTTCGGTTCTCACAGGCATCATGTTCCAGAGCTCACCCGGGAGTGTCATGCTCATTTCGATCGCCCGTGGGAGAGTAAGGAGCATGTCCCCGGCCACCATCCCCGCCTGCCCCATCTCCCTTGCAGCGAGGTCGCCTGCCAGGCCGTGTATGAAGACACCGGCGACCGCGGACGGGAACGGCTCCCCTCCTTGCGCCAGCAGAGATCCTACCACACCGGCCAGTACGTCACCGGAACCAGCGGTAGCCATCCCTGGGTTGCCCATGGGGTTGATGAACGCCTCCCCGTCCGGCCGGGCGATCACGGTCCCAGCCCCTTTGAGAACAACGACAGCCCCCGTGGTACGGGCCGCCTCCCTCGCCCACCTCAGTCTGTCAGAGTTGATCTCCGCCGGGGTCACCCCCATGAGCCTTCCCAATTCGCCTGGATGAGGCGTGACCACCACACCGCTGCGAGCAGCCTTGAAGGCGGCACTGTTCCCTGCCAGGACGTTTATGCCGTCCGCATCCACCACTAGCGGGACTGGACACTCCCGGATGAGCGCCTCCACCACAGCCCGGGTGTCGTCGGTGGCTCCAAGCCCGGGGCCGGCCACCACTGCGTCGCAACCGCGAGCGTGTGTGAGGATGTGCGGGATAGCCTCGGCGGATACAGATCCGGCCTGGGTACAGGGGACTGGGGTCAAGATAACCTCGGTGACCTTGGCCGCGAGAGAATCCAGGATAAGTTCTGGGCAGGCGAGAACACAGAGCCCGGCGCCGGAGCGAAGCGTGGCCGATGATGCCAGTGCGGCCGCGCCAGCCATTCCGCGGGAACCCGCAACCACGAGGACGCGTCCGAAATCCCCTTTGTGATCGTCGGGGGCCCGGCGACGCAACGCCGCCCGCACATTCTCAGGCGTCGTGAGGTTCGTCTGAATCGCGGGAGACTCGAGAAGAGCTTCGGGAATGCCGATGGGTGACACGACAATCAGGCCAGCAAACTCCCGTCCGGGGTAAGAGACCAACCCGATCTTGGGGAGCCCGAACGTGACGGTGGTATCCGCCCGGACGCATTGTGAGGTACAGGCCCCCGTGTCAGCATCCACTCCTGTCGGGATGTCCACCGCAATCACAGGCCGCGCGCAAGCACGGATGATCGCTATGGCCCGGAGGATTGCAGGGGAAGGCTCACCTCTCGCACCTGTGCCCAGCATGGCGTCGATTATGACGTGCGCATCACGCACCGTAGCTCCCACATCGGCCCAGAGGTGTTCGGGTGAGTCATCGCAGAGTTCCTCAGGGCAGACACCCATGCTGCGGAGGATAGACAGATTTGCCCCTGCGTCACCCTCGACGTTGCGGCTCTCCCCAAGCAAATAGACCCGGACGTTGAACCCTGCTCCCAGAAGATGACGAGCGGCGACGAAACCGTCGCCGCCATTATTGCCTCGGCCAGCAAACACAACAACGGAGAAGCGGGCCGGGCACCCACCCGGCTCTCCGGCCAGTATCCGGAACGCTGCACGGGCCACAGACGCCCCAGCGTTCTCCATCAACGCGATGCCCGCCACGCCGAACTGGCCAATTGCCGCCTCATCGATCTTCCGGATCTCCGCCCGGCTTGCGAGTTTCGTGTTGACCACCTCCGCAAGCAACCGCAAAAGCTATGGCGTGTTCCTTCGTGTGGGAAATGGATATGAGCACTCTCCGGACACCGGACTGCTCAGCGCGGGCCAGGGCGGAACCCAAGAGAAGAACCTCGGGCTTGCCCAGCTCGTCCTGGAAGATCTCGATGTCCCTGAAGGAGACTATGTCCATCCCGGCCCCCAGGGCCTTCATCACAGCCTCCTTGGCGGCGAACCTCGAAGCAAGGTAGTCCGGACGCCGGGCCCGAGTGTCTGCGAGCTCACGGTCGGTGAGAAGACGCGTCGCGACGCCTTGTGGAGCCCGACGAGCAGGCTCGTCGAACCTCGAGATCTCCACGAGGTCCACCCCGACCCCGAGGAGACCTTCCGGCCACGTTGGAAACACGCTCATCCATCCCCTCACAATGAAGTATACCACCACCTGCCATTCTGCGCCAGGACAGAGCCAGTGGAGCACCTGCTATTCCACGGTGACGCTCTTCGCGAGATTCCTCGGTTTGTCGACATCACATCCGCGGGCGCATGCCGCGTAGTAAGCAAACAGCTGCATGGGCACAACGGTAAGGACCGGAGCGAGCATCGGGTCGGTTCGCGGCACCCTCAAGACCTCATCCGCATGCTTCTCGATGTCCGGGTCACCGTCCATGGCAATGGCGATGACCCGCGCATCCCTGGCTTTCACTTCCCTTATGTTGGAGAGCATCTTATCTTTCAGGTGGTCCTGGGTGACCAGTGCAAAGACGGGCGTGCCCTCAACAACCAGGGCCAGCGTGCCGTGCTTGAGTTCCCCCGCAGCATAGGCTTCGGCGTGGATGTATGAGATCTCCTTGAGCTTGAGCGCGCCTTCCGTTGAGCTTGCGAAGTCGAGGCCACGGCCTATGAAGAACACGTGTTCAGTGTGGACGAATTCCCGTGCCAGATTCCGAATGCGCTCCTCCAGAGTGGCGAAGACGGATTCAACCTGGCCCGGCAGCAGCCCCATGGACGCAACGAGCGACCGGGCGCGGTCTGGATCTAGGGTTCCTTTCTTGGTTCCCAGGTCGATGCCGAGCAGGGTGAGTGCAACGAGCTGAGTGAGATAGGCTTTTGTGGATGCCACGGCGATCTCAGGGCCTGCCCAAGTGTAGATCACATGGTCTGCCTCGCGTGATACGGATGACCCCACGACGTTGGTTATGGCGATCACACGCGCGCCTTTCCTCTTGGCTTCACGCAGGCCCGCCAGGGTGTCAGCGGTCTCGCCGGACTGGCTCACCACGATGGCCAGAGTATTGGGGCCCACCATGGGGTCGCGGTACCTGAACTCAGACGCCAAGTCGACTTCAGTCGGTATCCGTGCCAGAGACTCGATCACGTACCGCCCTACCTGCCCTGCATAAGATGCCGTCCCGCAGGCTATGATGAACACCCGTTCGATGGGCCGCACGTCCTCAGCGGAAAGCGGGAGTTCCCTCAAGACCACCCTTCCACGGGACAGGTCGATCCTGCCCGACATTGTGTCCCTGATGGCCCTCGGCTGCTCGTGGATCTCCTTGAGCATGAAGTGGGCGTACCCACCCTTCTCAGCCATCTCCGCATCCCACGTCACATTGAAGACGTCCTTCTTCACCGGGTTGCCGACGGGGTCCGTGATTGTTACTGAGTCACGAGTGACCACGGCCTGCTCTCCGTCGGACAATACGTAGACCTGCCTGGTGTGGCCGAGAAGGGCCGGGATATCGGATGCAATCAGGTTCTCCCCATCACCCAGGCCCACTATTAGTGGGGAATCCTTCCTCGCAGCGACGAGCCTGTCCGGTTCTTCTCGAGACATGACCACTATAGCGTACGATCCCCGCACCATGGCGAGGGATCTGCGAACAGCCGCCGCGAGGTCGCCCTGGTAATTCTCTTCCACAAGGTGAGCGAGGACTTCCGTGTCAGTCTCCGACTCGAATCTGTGGCCCAAGGCCTCCAACTGTTCCCTTATTTCCATGTAGTTCTCGATGATCCCGTTGTGCACGAGGACTATCTGGCCGCCGCAATCTGTGTGTGGATGGGCGTTGGTGTCCGACGGCCTCCCGTGTGTTGCCCACCTCGTGTGGCCCAGCCCGACGTTTCCCAGAACAGGACTATCCTTCACTATCTCCTCAAGCCTGGTGAGTCTTCCCACGGATTTCCGGATGACCGGATTCTCGCCGTCAAACACAGCGACACCAGCGGAATCGTACCCGCGGTACTCGAGTCTCTTCAACCCTTCTATCAACACGGGCGCCGCAGCCTGCGGGCCCACGTACCCGACTATGCCGCACATGGAATCTGCCTCCCTCTCCATAATAGCTGCAGGGTTCTGTACAACCCAAACCGCAGCCCGAAAGCTGCGGTGCCTGAAGCATCCGAATTATCAGCAACGGAACAACAGCCACACGGCCCTCTTTTGTCCCCCCGATCGCTCGAGGGATTTGTGGAGGAGCCTTTCGATGGTGGCTCACCGAGGGTCACCCGCCGAGTACTCCGAGATCCCCTTCCTCGTCAACTGGGCGCGGCCGCCCAGTCCTGGCGCTCGTATTCAGTTGTCTGTGGCAACACTCAGCTACCCGAGTTCGCACCGGATTACTTCAGCGACCTCGTTTACAACTCTCTCGACCACCTCCCTATCCCTCGCCTCTCCCATCACTCGAACCAGCGGTTCAGTTCCGGAAGGCCTGACCACGATCCTCCCTGTATCCCCCAAGGTCTCCCGGGCATGGCGTAGCGCGGCTTCTATGGGCTCGTTCCCATGGTATTCATCCTTCCGGCTCACGCGCACGTTCACCATTACCTGAGGGTACCGGACCATGATCTTCGCGAGCTCGTGCAGTGGTTTACCTTCGGACACCACGATCGACGACAGCTCCAGGGCAGTGATGAGGCCATCCCCGGTGGACGCCCGGTCCAGAAAGATTACGTGGCCGGACTGCTCACCGCCAAGCGCCAGCCCGCGCTTGCGCATCTCCTCCAGGACGTACCTGTCTCCTGCCTGGGCGATGACCACATCACACCCAAGGTCTCGCATTGCCTGGGTGAGGCCCAGATTACTGTACGGAGTCGCGACGATCGCCCGGCCTGCGAGCCGCCCGGTCTGGGCCATGTGCTTGGCGCACACCGCCATTATCTGATCGCCATCGATGGTATCGCCACATGCGTCAGCTGCTATGACCCTATCCGCATCGCCGTCATGTGCGAACCCGAGATCTGCGCCGTGCTCCCGCACCGCCCTGGCGAGCGCCTCAGGGTGGATTGAACCGCACCCGCGGTTGATGTTCCATCCGTCCGGGGAATCGTTCATGACCACGACTTCCGCGCCGAGCGCCCGAAATGCCTGAGGAGTAGTCTTGCAGGACGCGCCGTTCGCGCAGTCCACAACAACCCGAAGCCCGTCGAGCCTCACCTTGGCAGTCCCGATGGCAAATGCAACGTACCTGCCCGCGGCGTCTTCGATCTGGGTTACTGACCCTATCTCCGCTCCAGTGGGCCTCGGGAGCCCGTCGTCCGCGCAGCCGAACTCAGTTGAGAGAACTCTGGACTCGATCTCTGCTTCAGTCTCGTCCGCAAGTTTGAACCCGTCCGGCCCGAAGAATTTCACCCCATTATATTCCGCAGGGTTGTGCGATGCCGATATCACAACCCCCGCATCCGCCCCGAGGGCCACAGTCAGATGAGCAACGGCCGGAGTGGGGATGACACCGGCGCGCAGCGCGTCAGCGCCGGCAGAGGTGACCCCAGCGACCACGGCCGCCTCGAGCATCCCCGATGAAAGCCGGGTGTCCGACCCTATCACTACGGCTGGCTTGCGGCCCCGGCCTCGAATAGATGCGGCGCCGGCCCTGCCGAGCTTGAATGCCAGTTCTGGAGTGAGCCTGCCGTTTGCCACATCTCTCACACCGTCTGTTCCGAAAAGCGTCCCCATCTCCAACCTCCGACGACGCCGTATGCACGGCTGCAACCCTAGTCTACCATGAAGGCACAGGCTATGGAACACTGGGCCCGGCCGAAGATTCTTCCTTGGGCGCCATTTGGACTTCCACGCGGACCTGCTCGGTCTCGGGGCAGATGAGGCCAGCCGGGACGTCGAGACTGACCGAGACCGGCTTCCCTGGGTTCTCAGCGTCAACCCGTACAGGGGCCGTCAGGATCTCACGGACCTCTGCGAGTACCCCAGGATCCCCGCAGACGATCACGTGATCGGGAACCACCGAGACCCGAGTGAAGGAACTCGCCGGTGGGCCTTCAGGGCTGAAGACCGGTCTTACGGGCAGTCTCCGAGAGTACGGGTCGGCCTCCACATCCAGGCGGACGGTGACGGTCCGTGGGTATATCAGAAGGCCGGCCACGATTTCCCCGTGGTCGTCGAGGGGAACAACAGGAGCGACCACCGTTTCACCCTGGCCTACTCCAGGGGATGCCACAGCCACGATCCTCCTTGCCTTGGCGACCGCACGCTCCGGCCCATCCACCGTAACCTCTCTGGGGGTGGCCTCAACGTTCAGAGAGGAGAGAGGGGACGCCCCGACCCCAAGCACACCAACCTCCACAGGGTACTGAGCGGTCTTGCGTCTTTCGATCGTCACCGGGATCCGGCTGTCCTCCACGCGAACGAGTTCCACGCCTGCAGGAAGAATGGCCTCCACCGTCACCACGTGTTGTCCAGGGCCCCGTCCGGCAAGGTCAGCATAAGCCATGGTCGAGCCCGCCACAGAGTTCTGCAACTCCTTCGGGCCCCTTGCATGGATAGATACCGTGGCAGGTGCATCAGTCACAACGAGATCGCGGCCGACGTTCCTCAGATCCAGCGAGGTCTCGAGAACCATGTCGAACTTGGGAACTGGGGTGCTCCGCTCCTTCTCGCCAGTGGCTATAATCCAGATTGCCAGGGCCAGCACGACGGCTATGAGCTTCAAGGGAATGTCCCGGGTGATGGAAGGAGCAATCCTCACTTGCCCACCCCCCGGAAGAGGAACTTCGCACCCGCAGTGTGCCGGACATCCAGCATCTGTTGGAGTCTCTCGGAGAGTGCATCCGGATCGAGGTTCCTCGTGAGTTTGCCGTCGGCTGCCAGGGATATGACACCGGTCTCCTCGGACACCACGATGGCGATGGCATCGGTCTGCTCGGTGATGCCAAGGGACGCCCGGTGCCTGGTGCCCAGTTTCCTGCCTATGCCTTGGTTCTCGGATAGCGGCAAGACGCATCCGGCAGCCACAAGTCTATTCCCCCTTACGATCACCGCTCCGTCGTGCAGAGGCGTGTGGGGTGTGAAGAGGTTGACCAGGAGTTCCGCGCTGACGAGGGAGTCTATGCGTGTACCAGTCTCCACTACGTCCCCGACACCCGTGCCTCTTTCAATGACTATCAAGGCCCCGGTGCGCTCCCGGGACATGATGGCTGCCGACCGGACAACCTCGGAGATGAGCCGGCGCAGCTCCTCGGGGCCCATCGCGGCCATGCCGGACCCGAAGAGCCTGCCGCGGCCAAGTTGCTCCAGGCCCCTCCTGACCTCAGGCTGGAACACGATGGGAATGCCGATCAGCGTCATGGTGGTAGCTTGGCGCAAGAGCCAATAGAGGGCATCAAGCTTGAGGTACTCTGCGGCCGCGTTGGCCGCGAAGAGGATTGCTAGTCCTTTCATCAACGAAATGGCCGGTGTCCCTTTAAAGAGGCTTATGACTTTGTAGATTAAGAATGCGACTATGGAAACGTCCAGGGCAATGACGAGAACTCTGAGCAGGTTCGCGTCCGTGAGGTCCAGCGAAAGCCCCATACCACCCACTCCCACGGTGTATCCCCGGGATGAGAATGATTTCTTTCCCCGCTCGAAGATACCTTCTGCCGGGCTCAAAGATTCGTGGGTGCGTCGGAAAATCGTGTCACTTCGGCAGGCTCTCAGGCTCCGACCCCAGAGCCCTGAGGATCAGTTCTGCACTAGCCACGTTAGTGGCGAGCGGGATGTCATGTACATCGCACACGCGCAGAAGCGCGGTTATATCAGGCTCGTGGGGTTGGGCGGTCAGAGGGTCCCTGAGGAACACTACTGCATCCACCTGGCGGGAGGCTATCCTCGCCCCTATCTGCTGGTCTCCCCCATAGGGGCCAGAGAGCATCTTCTCAACGTGGACCCCCACCCTGTCTTCTATCAGTTTCCCGGTAGTTCCGGTTGCCACGACCGAGCATCGCGAGACGAATGATCTGTGCCGGTAGACGAACGCCACCATCTCAGCTTTCTTGGCATCATGTGCTATGAGTGCCAGCCGGCAAGGCATTTACGACCCCTCCTCCCTCCAGAAGATGAACCGCTCAAAGGCCTCGACGACCCCGTCCTCATCGTTGGAGGATACGACGAAGGACGCGCGCTCCTTGGCTTGGTCCTGCGCGTTTCCGACCGCCACCGAGATCCCTGCGGACTCAAACATCTCCAGGTCGTTCTCAGCGTCGCCCACTGCCATCGTTTCCTGCATATCTATACCGTGAAAGCCGGCCAAGAACTCCACGGCATGCGCCTTCGAAGCACGTCTGTGCACGATCTCGAGCATGTGCGGGAGCGAGCGCATCATTCGAAGATCTGGGCCGACCACCGGCTCCAGCGCTGATCTGATGGCCGGAATCCTTCCGGGGTCCTCGGTTATGAGGTACTTGGTCGAGTCCCGTTCGAGGAACCACTGAATGTCGGGACAGGTGTGTACCTCCACGCCA
The Bacillota bacterium DNA segment above includes these coding regions:
- the cdaA gene encoding diadenylate cyclase CdaA, whose protein sequence is MGLSLDLTDANLLRVLVIALDVSIVAFLIYKVISLFKGTPAISLMKGLAILFAANAAAEYLKLDALYWLLRQATTMTLIGIPIVFQPEVRRGLEQLGRGRLFGSGMAAMGPEELRRLISEVVRSAAIMSRERTGALIVIERGTGVGDVVETGTRIDSLVSAELLVNLFTPHTPLHDGAVIVRGNRLVAAGCVLPLSENQGIGRKLGTRHRASLGITEQTDAIAIVVSEETGVISLAADGKLTRNLDPDALSERLQQMLDVRHTAGAKFLFRGVGK
- a CDS encoding Cof-type HAD-IIB family hydrolase translates to MVKLVAIDLDGTLLRTDRTISEKSRRVIRAALREGVLVVIATGRMFRSAQQLVQEIADDLPIAAYNGALIKMSGSGKSLLHIPIPAEVGSSVVRFLWDFDIPFQAYYDDQLWVRKHSESSAMYSSHYGVEVHTCPDIQWFLERDSTKYLITEDPGRIPAIRSALEPVVGPDLRMMRSLPHMLEIVHRRASKAHAVEFLAGFHGIDMQETMAVGDAENDLEMFESAGISVAVGNAQDQAKERASFVVSSNDEDGVVEAFERFIFWREEGS
- a CDS encoding methylglyoxal synthase; protein product: MPCRLALIAHDAKKAEMVAFVYRHRSFVSRCSVVATGTTGKLIEDRVGVHVEKMLSGPYGGDQQIGARIASRQVDAVVFLRDPLTAQPHEPDITALLRVCDVHDIPLATNVASAELILRALGSEPESLPK